A genomic segment from Nitratiruptor sp. YY08-10 encodes:
- a CDS encoding DUF1353 domain-containing protein has product MFIGNIVIDHVEGTTNSFEVVLPFRYKGKKWDVAVKGGWVSDGASVPKIFWNIFPPVAGRYLEAAILHDALYKAEILPRKECDLLFLEAMEELGVKKWKRLTMYYAVRMFGWRVWRSHKGEEVLKAREYIKVKPMKGRK; this is encoded by the coding sequence ATGTTTATAGGCAACATAGTCATAGATCATGTTGAAGGAACCACCAACTCTTTCGAGGTGGTTCTACCATTCAGATACAAGGGCAAAAAGTGGGATGTAGCTGTAAAAGGTGGTTGGGTAAGTGATGGTGCTTCAGTGCCAAAAATCTTTTGGAACATCTTTCCACCTGTTGCTGGAAGATACCTTGAAGCTGCCATACTCCATGACGCTCTTTACAAGGCAGAAATCTTGCCAAGAAAGGAATGTGACTTATTGTTTCTTGAAGCTATGGAAGAGCTTGGGGTAAAGAAGTGGAAAAGACTCACTATGTACTATGCTGTTCGGATGTTTGGTTGGAGAGTATGGAGAAGTCACAAAGGCGAAGAAGTCTTGAAAGCGAGAGAATATATCAAAGTAAAACCTATGAAGGGCAGAAAATGA